ATGCCGATCCGGCATGTGGCCGGGAATGTGATGTGGACGGTGCACGGTCAGGTCTGGGCGGTCTACCGGGTGGCGGGGGCGGATGCCGCTCATGCCTCGCGGCGGGCGAAGGAGCAGCGGCTGGGGCAGCTGGAGGCGCTGGTCAAGGCGCTCAAGGGTGAGTCGATGCTGCTGAGTCTGTGCCCGGCCGTCGACCCGGCGAGTGTGGTCGCGAAGATGACCGAGGGGATCGATCTGGCGGGCTGTGGCCGGTACCGGCAGGCCATCGGTGTGCTGCGGGGGCAGTTGGAGCAGTTGGAGCTGACGGGGCGTACGGACTGGCTCGCAGTTCCGCTTGCGATGACGCGCGGGGAGTCGGTACGGGAGGTTTTCGCGGCGGCGCGTGCGGATGTTGCTCTGCAGCTGGGGCTGCTTCCGCGGCCGGTGTCGGCGCGCGAGGAGGACGAGCGCCTGGCCCAGGCGCAGCGGATGGCGTCGGTGTGGCCGCCGGGTATTGCTCTGCGTCCGGCGACGACGGCGGAGGTTTTGTGGATCTACGGGCACAGTGCCCGTCGTGGGGTGTTCGAGCCGGTGCTGCCGGAGGGTGCGGGGCCGGGGATGCGGGGCCGGGGGCGGGGTGCGGCGGCGCTCGGCCAGGTGGTGCTCGCCGAGGGCGGCAACCTGTTCGACGAACTCGACGGGCAGGGCCTGGGCGGTGGCGGGGCCGGTTCTGTCCGGGCGGGGAGGCAGAAGGCAGGGCGAGCGAATCCGTTCGCGCGGCGCTGGCTGGAGGTGACCACGGAGTGGGGGCCCTCGTATCAGGTGATGCTCGCGCTCTCCGAGATGCCCGAGGCGTTCGCGTTTCCCGGGTCGGAGTATCTGTCCTCCCTGGATGCGTTCTCGTTCCCGGTGGACTGGGTGGTGCGCCTGAGCGTCTCCTCCGGTACCGAGGCGGAGGCGAAGACGCGGCGTCAGGCGCGTGAGCTCGCCAACCAGTACAGCGAATACGACGGTGAGACCGCGGGTGTCCCGGCCAGCGTCGACAAGGCAGTGGGCGGGCTGGACGAGTACCGCGAGCGGCTGACCGCCTCGCAGACGGAGGTCGAGGTCCGTGCCATGACCGCCCTGTGCGTGTGGGGCGGCACCCCGGAGGAGGCCGAGCGGCGGGCCGGGGAGCTCGCCGGGCACTTCACCGGCAACGAGTACACCTTCACCCGGCCGCACGGTGAGCAGGAGAACCTCTGGTACGGGATGCTGCCTGGTACCCGCACTCCGCGGGTCATGGCCCAGTACGCGCAGTACCTGGTGGCGCGGGACTTCGCGATGGCCGGCCCTTTCACGGGCAGCGGGCTGGGGGATGCCTCGGGGCCGTTGTTCGGGCTGCAGCTGGCCGGCGGCGGGGTCAGGCCGGTGCTGACGGACTGGGCGCGCGGCCCGCGGGAGAACACCTCGGCGACCGCGGCGTTCATCGGGGAGCTCGGTGCGGGCAAGACGACCGCGATGAAGTCGGCCGTGTATTCCGTGCTCGCCGCGGGCCGGCGGCTGCGGGGCGGTACCCGGCGGGGCCGGGCCGTGATCGTGGACCGGACCCCGCGCCAGGAATGGCTCCGCTACGCGCAGGCGTGCCCCGGCGAGACCGAGTGCATCACCATCGACGACCAGGCGGCCGTTTCTCTCGATCCTTTGCGGCTGT
The nucleotide sequence above comes from Streptomyces sp. ML-6. Encoded proteins:
- a CDS encoding ATP-binding protein, whose product is MRMPIRHVAGNVMWTVHGQVWAVYRVAGADAAHASRRAKEQRLGQLEALVKALKGESMLLSLCPAVDPASVVAKMTEGIDLAGCGRYRQAIGVLRGQLEQLELTGRTDWLAVPLAMTRGESVREVFAAARADVALQLGLLPRPVSAREEDERLAQAQRMASVWPPGIALRPATTAEVLWIYGHSARRGVFEPVLPEGAGPGMRGRGRGAAALGQVVLAEGGNLFDELDGQGLGGGGAGSVRAGRQKAGRANPFARRWLEVTTEWGPSYQVMLALSEMPEAFAFPGSEYLSSLDAFSFPVDWVVRLSVSSGTEAEAKTRRQARELANQYSEYDGETAGVPASVDKAVGGLDEYRERLTASQTEVEVRAMTALCVWGGTPEEAERRAGELAGHFTGNEYTFTRPHGEQENLWYGMLPGTRTPRVMAQYAQYLVARDFAMAGPFTGSGLGDASGPLFGLQLAGGGVRPVLTDWARGPRENTSATAAFIGELGAGKTTAMKSAVYSVLAAGRRLRGGTRRGRAVIVDRTPRQEWLRYAQACPGETECITIDDQAAVSLDPLRLFAGREAQRFTESFLTLLLGLAPMSDEGIALSEAVEAVLAEPHPSMRVLVEELTNRGASGDTHSAMAARRLSAVRRKDLARAVFDESLPVVRGSSADTLVFSVSSLALPTKSELRGGERLEKMEFEKIFGRAVMYLIAALSRKVAYADLDEFALVVWDECWWLTSSPEGLALALELVKDGRKHNAGALFGGHDDDDIGPDDEGGQILRGLIPRKFVFRQTDRNLARRTLLFLGCNPDDEDLLALVMTGLSPNSAEFGDEERAARAGECLHRDLTGRIGAMQVTLPADEQAVAHIHSQPMQSAAA